Within the Natranaeroarchaeum sulfidigenes genome, the region CGATCACGGGCGGCTGGCCCGCGAGACGACCAAACTCCACGAGATCGAAGGCGACCTCGCCGACGAGTCTGCTGAACTCGTCGAACAGGCGCGTGAGTTGATCGCGGCGTATCGGGAGGATCTGGAGGGCGTCTAGCTCGGCAGCTGATCCGCCAGCAGTTCGTAGGTTTCGGTCGGCATCGCCACGCCGGGTGGCCCGGTGGCTTCCTCGGCGAACTGCAGGCGCAGGTACGTTACCGAGCCGAGTGGCACCGGCTGAACGGACTCGACCGCGGTCAGATCGATTTTCCGACCCTCGAAGGTAATCCTGTCAGCTTCGGGATCGTACTCGCCGTCGCCTTCCAGCAGCGCCCGGGCGGGGAAGACGATCGCCGCGAGAACGAGCACGACCCCCGCCACCGCACCGTTAATCGTGAGCGTCGTCGCACCGATGAAGTACGCGAGCAGGAGCTGGATGGCGACGACGTCGGCGACCAGCAGGCCGTCTCGTCGGTTCCAGTCTCGACCTGACCTGTCGGTCGCGCTGGCACCGAGACGGCTCCGGTTGACGATCGGCAGGAGGACGTGCAGGGCGAGCGCGACGCTCACCAGCGCGACGACGCCGTAGAGGGTTGCCGACAGCAGGCTAGCAAAGGGTGTCGCCACGAACGGGTAGACGAGCACGACCGCGAGCAGTGAGCCGCCGATATACGCCACGACGCCTGCGGTGAACCACCGCAACAGCGGCGTCTCCGTCAGAACCGACCACTCGACGGTATCGGCATCCTCTGGCATCGACTCGTGATTTCCGGCGCGCCGACGAAAAGCTGACTATTCAACAGACCGGCTTCGGGTTCACGCCCATCGCTTCGAGCCGGTCGGTGTACTCGTCGTAGGCTGCCTGAATCACGGTGCTGGCGGCGTCTTCGGCGGCCTGCCAGTCACCGTCGTCCGCACAGACCTCATCGAGCAGGTCCAGGAGGCGCTCCTCGCGCTCGTCCAGCACGTCGCCGTAGCCGCGGAACGTCGAGGCTGTCGTCGGGTCAGCCTCGCCGACAAAGAAGCCGGTGCGCTGTTCGGTGAGCTTGCCCGCGACGAGCGCCGCGCCGACGAGTCCGCCGAGCCGCTCGACCGTCGAGTCGGCCTCCCGGAGCTGTTCCTGTGCTGGCGGGACCGCTCCCGGATCGTGGTCGTCCAGTTTGTCGAGCAGGTCCTCGTAGTGGCTCGCCTCCTCGCTCGCGAACTCGTCGTACGCCGCGGCGGCCGCGGCGTTGCTCTCCTGGGGTACCCACCCGGCGACCGTCTCGCTTGCGGCGTGGAGCCGGTCGGCCGCGCTGGTCAGAACTGCCGTTTCGGTCATCTCGCCGTCGGTGTTGGCGTACAGGGCCTTGGAGGAGCCGAGCCGCGAGAGCGCCGTCTCGTTCGCGCTCCGGACGCGTTCGTCGAAGTCGTCGGTCATGCTTGCCCGTACGGCGTTCGGTCGCTTGTAACCACCGACTGCGTCGTCGTGCGGCGGCAGCCTTCCGTCTCCGATGGTACATTGTAACTTTGTATACAACGTGTCACAACATGGACGGTCGCACCTCAGTCGGCCCCCTCGAATGCCTCCGTACCGACAAAGTCGATCCGTCCCTCGAACCGGTACCAGCCACAGGCGAGCGCAGCACCCACGGCGTTGGCGACCATGTCGAGAACGTCGTAGCGCCGGTAGGGGACGAACGCCTGTGCTATCTCGATGCCGACCCCGTACAGCGTCGCGAGGCCGAAGACGAGCATGGCTTTCGTCCGTACAGACAGGCCGGCCTCCACCAGCGCGTACGCCAGCAGGAGTCCAAAGCCCAGATACGTCGCCGCGTGCCAGAGCTTGTCGAAGCCAATCGTCCCTGTCTCCGGTGTGTCGGGCGGGACGACGAGCAGGGAGGCGGCCGCGATCGCTGCGGCGGCGACTACAACGGCGCTCCAGCGAAGCCAGCGCGGGACGAGCGGGAGTCGAACCATCGGCTATGCGGTGGCTGTACTCCAATAAAAACGTGTAGATGTGCTTCACGGCTCGCAACCGCGCTCGCCGCTTCACTACGAGGTCGACTCCCTCGCTACGCTCAGTCGTCGCCCTCGCCCTTCTCGATCGGCGCACCAACCAGATTACCCCATTCCGTCCAGGAGCCGTCGTAGTTGACGGTGTCCTCGTAGCCGAGCAGTTCGTGGAGCGCGAACCACGCAACTGACGAACGCTCGCCGATCCTGCAGTACGCGACGGTCGTCGAGTCGCCCTCGATGCCGTAGTCTGCGTAGAGTTCCTGCAGTTCGTCGAAGTCCTTGAACGTCCCGTCGTCGTTGGTGACGGCCGCCCAGGAGATGTTCTCCGCGCCGGGGATGTGGCCGCCGCGCTGGGCGGTCTCCTGCAATCCCGGGGGTGCGAGGATCTCACCGGAGTACTCCTCGGGCGAGCGGACGTCTACGAGGGGCAGGCCCCGATCGATCGCGTTCTCGACGTCGTCGCGGTATGCGCGGATGCTCTCGCGCGGGCCGGACGCGTTGTAGTCGACGGCGGAGAACTCGGGAACCTCGTCGGTCGTCGGATAGTCGTTCCCGATCCAGTACTCGCGGCCGCCATCGAGCAGGCGGACGTCGCCGTGGCCGTAGTACTTGAACTGCCAGTAGGTGTAGGCGGCGAACCAGTTGGCGTTGTCGCCGTAGAGGACGACCGTCGAGTCCTCGGTGATACCGTGGCTGCCCAGCAGCTCCTCGAAGTCCTCCTTGGTCAGGATGTCACGGGTCGTCTGGTCCTGCAGCTGGCTCTCCCAGTTGAACCCGATCGCGCCGGGCGCGTGGGACTCCTCGTAGGCTTCGGTGTCGACGTCGACCTCCACCAGTCGATACGCGGGATCGTCGCTCTCGAACTCGTCGAGATGCTCTTCGACCCAGTCGGCCGAGACCAGTACGTCGTTTGCATACTCAGTGTCCGTCATACACCAATTCGTACGATAGGCAGGGTTAAAGGCGCTCTACCCCCGGCAGCAACCGCCCCTCGTGGCTTGTTCGGGCAACGATTGCCGTCACCTCGGAGCCAGTACGCTCGTGTACGATGTGCCGGACCCGATACCCGTCATACGATGGGTATGGATGACTCCAACACCGGCAGTACTGTCCGCAGCCGCCGAGTGACAGATAGACAGCGGACGCCCGCGTCTTCAGGCGCGGGTCCGAACGATAGGTATAGCGAAACGACGACCGGCTACAGTTCGCCGGGAGTCTCCTCTCGAACGCGCTTTTCGCCTTCGAGAAGCAACCCCTTCCACGTCAGACCGCGGTGTTGCTTCAGCTCTTTCAGCCGTTCATACTGGTCGTCGTCATCGAACTCAATCCGAATCTCAACCATATAATATCACATGCACCACACATTTATGTGTATTGCGGTCATAAGAGTAGTTCATGAAGCGGACCAATCAGTTCGTCGTTCGCCCGCGATCCGAACAGGATCGGGAGCTACTACACGAACTGTTGGACGCTTCTGCCAGTCTTTGGAACGAACTCACCTACGAGCGCCGCCAGCAGTTCTTCGACGGCGAGAGCGTGTGGGACACCGAGGACTACCGCAAGAAGTACGTCGGCGTTCTCGGCAGTGCCACGGCACAACAGCTCATTCGGAAGAACAAGAGCGCGTGGCAGTCGTTCTTCGCGCTCAAAGAGGAGGGCGAGGAGTGTTCCCCACCCGGCTACTGGGGGAACGAGGACGACGGCCGCGAGCTGCGGACCTACATCCGAAACGACCAGTACACGCTCGAAACCGGCAACCGGAGCC harbors:
- a CDS encoding DUF7553 family protein produces the protein MTNELADASEALRAASELADQHRDRLYERSNALAELAAGDAQVDHGRLARETTKLHEIEGDLADESAELVEQARELIAAYREDLEGV
- a CDS encoding rubrerythrin family protein encodes the protein MTDDFDERVRSANETALSRLGSSKALYANTDGEMTETAVLTSAADRLHAASETVAGWVPQESNAAAAAAYDEFASEEASHYEDLLDKLDDHDPGAVPPAQEQLREADSTVERLGGLVGAALVAGKLTEQRTGFFVGEADPTTASTFRGYGDVLDEREERLLDLLDEVCADDGDWQAAEDAASTVIQAAYDEYTDRLEAMGVNPKPVC
- a CDS encoding VanZ family protein, with the translated sequence MVRLPLVPRWLRWSAVVVAAAAIAAASLLVVPPDTPETGTIGFDKLWHAATYLGFGLLLAYALVEAGLSVRTKAMLVFGLATLYGVGIEIAQAFVPYRRYDVLDMVANAVGAALACGWYRFEGRIDFVGTEAFEGAD
- a CDS encoding sulfurtransferase → MTDTEYANDVLVSADWVEEHLDEFESDDPAYRLVEVDVDTEAYEESHAPGAIGFNWESQLQDQTTRDILTKEDFEELLGSHGITEDSTVVLYGDNANWFAAYTYWQFKYYGHGDVRLLDGGREYWIGNDYPTTDEVPEFSAVDYNASGPRESIRAYRDDVENAIDRGLPLVDVRSPEEYSGEILAPPGLQETAQRGGHIPGAENISWAAVTNDDGTFKDFDELQELYADYGIEGDSTTVAYCRIGERSSVAWFALHELLGYEDTVNYDGSWTEWGNLVGAPIEKGEGDD